The genomic DNA ACTTCGGATTGGAATAGAGCACAGAGGGGTTATTTGCCACGTCAAAAATGGCTGCATAACCTCCTTCTGCGGCTAAATCCTTTACCGCATTATAAACTTGATCCTGAACCGGCTTAACCAACTCTGCTCTCTTTTTAAAGAGCACACCATCGGGGCCAAAATAGTTGCGTTGCAAATCTTGTGCATCCTTCTGAAACTTTGCTATGTCCTGCTCTCTTTTATTTCGCATATCCTGTGTGAGCAACACCCGCTCTGCTTGGTATGATCGGACCATGTCATCCAAAGTAGTAAACCGCGTCTCAACCTCCTTCTGGTATTGGGTGGACAACTTATCAAGTTGCTCTTGAGCCGCCCGAAACTGAGGAATCTTTTTAAGAATATAATCGGTATCAACGAATGCAAATTTCTGGCCAAAAGCTACTGCACTGGCAAAAAAAAGCACGGACATCAAAAATATTTTCTTCATTGCTCCCA from Williamwhitmania sp. includes the following:
- a CDS encoding OmpH family outer membrane protein produces the protein MKKIFLMSVLFFASAVAFGQKFAFVDTDYILKKIPQFRAAQEQLDKLSTQYQKEVETRFTTLDDMVRSYQAERVLLTQDMRNKREQDIAKFQKDAQDLQRNYFGPDGVLFKKRAELVKPVQDQVYNAVKDLAAEGGYAAIFDVANNPSVLYSNPKYDKSDEVLQRLGYK